The following proteins are co-located in the Larimichthys crocea isolate SSNF chromosome XXIV, L_crocea_2.0, whole genome shotgun sequence genome:
- the luzp1 gene encoding leucine zipper protein 1 — MSDHKDMTHRHLRHKLQSLGRRLDELEEATTKLQKSEDELLDLQDKIIQAEGSNSSLLGDVEVLRKCLLKIQGKDEEVRKAEDLCRTVREKLEEEESLTKDLKAEIERLQRRMAELEKLEEAFGKSKSDCSQLCLSLNEEKNLTKKLSSELEALKARLKEMEGSEAKLDRAEQALAMELEKLKGFTQAFVSERKRLLEKQRDDEKIILKLTEKLEQQKNRLGMSADPGRADFIRSRIEDELSSTGLLTSKLAGRKKSLDYLKMADDIGLMNKSENEKNSGLEGSQEEDNKVKELTQEVERLKNRLKQLEIVEEDLKNSESKNHEINDKLQIERNRVCQLSEQVEQLRMQLCGKGGIGRNGTSNVDKHGNGSTNICPNSPAKVLENGKAENEEIIAKGGFRQEKPKYRIPATVSEPSSPKHRNRELSPQHKRETKLRSKEPSHSEESSPKSARRALSPAHKSRRTPKTPTTAFSSDNGIRDTGRGTEEKTRGPSHYSMNTHSSDIKKASVLSRYPPAANDQKPLRTAHKQTDGETKKSRVEKFSKLYVGSDSESNNSDVVPDSSSNINSVSALEKDTASASDQESTDQVQESVSVSVASTLSKANGSYTAYRSQVSSLLPNDQGSEGHSSASETESTGSRPSEPDPVTETTTTTVSSRTSTSRYPRYSHVQDSHSEGSSTRSSFDEELHSRTPLAEGGHQGPTHTASGIEIQRVCSPREALRSKAVIKPAIVEIDRKEVMISEPLSTNGKPKISTKPMVTSTSKMTSSITIYPNDPSSSRTSSRSSSVSSEPLPIKERHTSTSNILIGPSSEHHGSISVPYEISIPKSEITLRPCQDQDCGVDNHNDSSSRSKLHNTTTSHLCCQRSNFSLQSPDTISADLNDTESGFESSSSSSTTTVTSWRRQRQSQHSQEDSLPDMKNVTVRSTWKNRGTGSVDEPSQGRGGTKTMADGGSEDETEVATTWRAYRATTFDTEETINSGTGAGGNAEAQKGAKPSPAEVYMRRINSVVTNTREVEEPGIRKGKCSQSPTMEAGGLGRVLPHAPVTSQSWGRSYTQQPQAADGVEPSPNPSHSPASWRRQLPSSDSHQLGSSYDRASKIGGASSRGDLWSSRGQGSGARAEGRSGAGSRLWSQRQSEHH; from the exons ATGTCTGACCATAAAGACATGACACATCGCCACCTGCGACACAAGCTGCAGAGTCTCGGCCGAAGACTAGATGAACTGGAAGAAGCAACCACCAAGCTTCAGAAGTCTGAGGATGAGCTACTTGACCTGCAG GACAAAATCATCCAGGCAGAAGGCAGCAACTCATCCCTGCTTGGTGATGTGGAGGTCCTGAGGAAATGTCTCTTAAAAATCCAGGGTAAGGATGAAGAGGTACGCAAAGCTGAGGACCTCTGCCGTACAGTCAGAGAAAaactggaagaggaggaaagcCTCACAAAGGACCTAAAAGCTGAGATTGAACGTCTGCAACGGAGGATGGCCGAACTGGAGAAACTGGAAGAAGCTTTTGGGAAAAGCAAGTCTGACTGCAGCCAGCTCTGCCTAAGCCTCAATGAAGAGAAGAACTTGACTAAGAAGCTCTCGTCTGAGTTGGAGGCCCTCAAAGCACGGttgaaagagatggagggatcTGAAGCAAAGCtagacagagcagagcaggcttTGGCTATGGAGCTTGAGAAACTCAAAGGATTCACCCAAGCCTTTGTGAGTGAGCGTAAGAGGCTActagagaaacagagagatgatGAGAAGATCATTCTAAAGCTGACAGAAAAATTGGAGCAGCAGAAGAACCGCCTTGGCATGTCAGCAGACCCTGGTCGTGCAGACTTCATTAGGTCTCGAATTGAGGATGAGCTTTCATCCACGGGGCTCCTCACGAGTAAACTAGCCGGACGAAAAAAGAGCCTTGATTACTTGAAGATGGCCGATGACATCGGTCTTATGAACAAATCTGAGAATGAAAAGAACAGTGGTCTCGAGGGCTCGCAGGAAGAAGATAACAAAGTAAAGGAGCTGACACAGGAAGTCGAGAGGCTGAAGAACCGCCTTAAACAACTGGAAATAGTGGAGGAAGATCTAAAGAACTCAGAGTCCAAAAATCATGAAATTAATGATAAGTTGCAGATCGAACGAAACCGGGTTTGCCAACTAAGCGAGCAGGTGGAACAGCTCAGGATGCAGCTGTGTGGGAAAGGTGGAATTGGAAGAAATGGAACCAGTAATGTGGATAAACATGGCAATGGAAGCACTAACATTTGCCCCAACAGCCCTGCTAAAGTCCTGGAGAATGGCAAAGCTGAAAATGAGGAGATTATTGCTAAGGGAGGTTTCAGACAAGAGAAACCCAAATACAGGATTCCTGCAACTGTCTCAGAGCCAAGTTCCCCGAAACACAGGAACAGGGAGCTCTCTCCTCAACATAAGAGAGAGACCAAGCTGAGGAGCAAAGAGCCGAGCCACTCAGAGGAAAGCTCTCCTAAGTCTGCGAGGAGAGCCCTTAGTCCCGCTCACAAGAGTAGAAGGACACCCAAAACCCCAACTACTGCATTTTCATCTGATAACGGAATAAGAGACACAGGACGAGGAactgaggaaaagacaagaGGACCCAGTCACTACTCTATGAATACACATTCTAGTGATATTAAAAAAGCGTCTGTTCTTAGTCGCTACCCTCCAGCGGCTAATGACCAGAAGCCACTGAGGACAGCTCACAAACAGACTGATGGGGAGACTAAAAAGAGCAGAGTAGAAAAGTTCTCAAAATTATACGTTGGTAGTGATAGTGAATCGAACAACTCTGATGTAGTGCCTGATAGTTCCAGTAACATCAACAGTGTCTCTGCTTTAGAGAAGGACACAGCGTCTGCCTCAGATCAGGAGTCAACAGACCAGGTTCAGGAAtctgtctctgtatctgtcGCCTCCACCCTGTCCAAAGCCAATGGATCCTACACAGCCTACAGATCCCAAGTCTCTTCACTGCTGCCCAATGACCAGGGATCAGAGGGACATTCATCTGCCTCTGAAACCGAATCTACTGGTTCAAGGCCCTCTGAACCAGATCCTGTAACTGAGACAACTACTACAACAGTAAGCAGTAGGACTTCAACCTCTAGATACCCAAGATACTCCCATGTTCAAGACTCACATTCAGAGGGCTCTTCTACCAGGAGCTCATTTGATGAGGAGCTCCACAGCAGAACACCGTTAGCCGAGGGAGGCCACCAGGGGCCCACACATACTGCATCAGGGATTGAGATCCAGCGAGTGTGCAGCCCACGTGAGGCACTGAGGTCTAAAGCTGTCATCAAACCTGCGATTGTCGAGATTGATAGGAAGGAAGTGATGATTTCAGAGCCTTTGTCTACAAATGGCAAACCCAAAATCTCCACCAAGCCTATGGTGACGAGCACTAGTAAAATGACCAGTAGTATAACCATCTACCCCAATGACCCAAGCTCTTCCAGAACCAGCAGTcgcagcagcagtgtgtccaGTGAACCCTTACCGATTAAAGAACGCCACACCTCCACCAGTAACATCCTTATAG GCCCCAGCAGTGAGCACCATGGCAGCATCTCCGTCCCGTATGAGATCTCCATTCCCAAGAGTGAGATCACCTTGCGGCCATGCCAGGACCAAGACTGTGGGGTAGACAACCACAATGATTCCTCATCAAGGTCCAAACtccacaacaccaccaccagccaCCTGTGCTGCCAACGCAGCAACTTCAGCCTCCAGTCCCCGGACACCATCTCAGCAGACTTGAACGACACAGAGTCAGGCTTcgaaagcagcagcagcagtagcaccACCACGGTCACCAGCTGGAGACGCCAAAGACAAAGCCAACACTCCCAAGAAGATAGTTTACCAGACATGAAGAATGTTACTGTGAGAAGTACCTGGAAGAACCGGGGCACTGGGTCTGTGGATGAGCCAAGCCAGGGAAGAGGAGGTACAAAGACGATGGCTGATGGTGGATCAGAGGATGAAACAGAAGTGGCAACAACATGGAGGGCTTACAGGGCAACTACCTTTGATACAGAAGAAACGATAAACAGTGGAACAGGAGCTGGTGGGAATGCTGAGGCCCAGAAGGGAGCCAAGCCATCCCCTGCAGAG GTATACATGCGTAGGATCAACAGCGTGGTTACTAACACTAGAGAAGTCGAGGAACCAGGGATACGCAAAGGCAAATGCTCACAGTCTCCCACAATGGAGGCAGGAGGTCTGGGAAGGGTCCTACCCCACGCACCTGTTACCTCTCAGTCCTGGGGCCGATCATACACACAGCAACCACAG GCTGCTGATGGTGTGGAGCCCAGTCCAAACCCGAGCCACAGCCCAGCCTCCTGGAGGCGGCAGCTACCCAGCAGTGACTCTCACCAACTGGGGAGCTCTTATGACCGGGCATCCAAGATAGGAGGGGCCTCCTCCAGAGGGGACCTGTGGTCCAGTCGGGGTCAAGGGTCAGGGGCCAGAGCTGAAGGGAGGAGTGGAGCGGGGAGCAGACTGTGGAGCCAACGTCAGTCTGAACATCATTAG